From Amaranthus tricolor cultivar Red isolate AtriRed21 chromosome 4, ASM2621246v1, whole genome shotgun sequence:
ACCCAGCAACACGAGATGGCACTGATGGCAGAACTTGAGTTGTGTTCACGAAAAAGTCTTGATTGGAACTCGAACTTCTTGATGCTTTAACTGATGCAGTAACCTCATTCACAGGAGATGGTACTGAGGGCAGAGCTTGAATTGTGTTCATAAACACGTCTTGATTGACACTCGCACCAGCAAAATCATTAACAGGAGATGGTACTGAAGGAAAACCTTCAATATTATTCATGAACAAGTTTTGGTTGAAATCTGCATTCCTTGATGCTTCAATAGATGAATTGCCATTAACAGGAAATGATATCAGTTTTTTACCTGAAAGCAGATCATCTAAATGAGGGgtatctttattgctttctgaCCGCATCCCATCCTTTTTCTTGAGATGACTTGAATCAAAACCAATTGCAGAAGCAGGCATGGAAGGTGGAAATGCATCTAAAGGCATGAAAAGATTTGGGTTTCCCCTACCAAAAATTCCATCTTGCAAGTTTGGTGATTTACACCAATTTTCAGCCTCATAATTGTATCTTCTAGACCTAAATCCAAAATCAGTAGCAGGGCCAGGAACTGACATTGGAGATGGAACAGAAGTTGAAGGCATGCAAAACCCAGAATCTGTATCACCCCAATGTCCTTTTACATGATTATATTTTCTGAACCCAGATGCAAAATCACTAGTAGAAAATGGTACTGAAGCGGGAACAGCAGCTGAAGGCATGAAATAGTCTGTACTACTAGTTTGGGGGTTTagcaaattaaaatcattagcTTGTGTAAAATTTGTAAAGGGcatgtaaaaattattttccctCCATAAAATTTCTCTTTCCACCATATTAGGTGACTCTGGCAACCAAGAACAGAACCCAGTGAATTTCTGACAAGATGAACCTTCCTGTGTAGGTGACCTAAAAGACTCAAACTTCGCCTGTTTTGCTTCAAATTTACCAGTTTCTGCCCTAAAAAAATCACTCTTCCATGCATTTTCTTCTACTTTTTCATTATTTGGCATACTTGTATTAGTAAAGTTTTCACCACTCATATCAGATTCAGATCCAGATTCACATTCAGTAGTAcactctttttcttcttcttcaccatcACTTTCCACTACTCTTGACCTCAAACTTCTAACTGGTAACCCCAAAGGTTTCTCATCAAAGTTTTTACAATTCTCCCCCTCTCCCCTCAAATCTCCTGTCCTATAACTTGAAAGATTAAAACTTTTGGTTGGAATTGCATTTTTACAAGAAACCCCAGGTGGGTTATCTTCCTCATAATCAAAAAtagaagaatgatgaagaagattgGATGCATATGGTTGAGAAAGATGGGTTTTAAGAGGGGTTTGATGGGTTTTAGGACGAGAAAACAAGCCATAGGAGAGAAGAATACCAATAATAAGAAGATGAATGAGTTCCCAAGACTTGGCAAAAATAGTGTGGCTTATAAATTCAGGAGGATCAGAAGGAAACAGAGGgagtagagagagaaagagagcaACCAGAAAGAATTTAAGAAGGAAACTTGAgcaagacttacctttatttctacTAATTGCTTGAAATTCAGCATTACATTGTTGATTAGCAAAATGGGTTTTCCTAAATTTAGTTGAATGTTGTTCTtccattggtcattgatcttaATTCTTAAAAATGGATAAATTTGAAGCTGAATGTATGTTCTTACTTCTTATGTTAGGCTTGTGTGAGTTGGTAGATTAACCCTGAATTTAGGGTGAAGTACTAACTACTAATAGTGGTAAGCCTAAAAACAAGTGAGAAAAGAGAGTGAAGAAGAAAATGTGAGAAAAGGAGAGTGTATGATTGAGTAGAAGGGGCCGGATTTACAGGGGAAAACACTACTACTATCTACTACTAAATGTCTAATAGTGTGCATGTTTGAAAAGGGTGCCGCTCatttatgattatttaaatCTTAGTAGACATGCATTACTTTTTTGAATATCGTGTTTTCGTGGTTTTGGACTACAAGTAGGAGTATGTCTTTGGATTCTTATAAAAAATGTTTCAGTTTCCTTATATTCTCACTCCTACTTTTTTGTTCTTCACGTCCAAATAAGAGTATTTTTCTTCACGGTAACGTTGTGCTTAGGACGTAGGCTCCATCAAcagtagacctgggaaaatttgatccgacccgaaaatgaacccgggacccgacccgacaaaacccgaaaccgaccgacccgaaagcgacttaatccgaaacatgaccgacccgataattacccgaccgaaaatgacccgaccgaaaaccgacccgttttgacagatttaatatcaatttttagagtaatttcaatgttagaattcatttcaaataaaattttagttttcaaagtatctcaacatattgagtatatcacttgaaccctaaaactcatcaatagatctcaaaaaacacgtatttaacgtctttttagccatcgtaattatttttctttaaaaacaggacgttataatcatcttaattgaatacatatatcttgttaaatcagtcaaatgagtttttaattcttctacatttcagtaagcaaatcaatataatttatacgaacgtttcgcacgtttgaatgagcttttcaaaaaacgaatgtcgctaccctaaattataaaacgcgtatcttataagacgaaataagtacttagttagttgtatatctttccaacatgaaaattgtgataattttaacgtcatttttatctaacgttacaattataataaacaaaataacttttataaagcgcgtatcttacaagtctttcaaaataagtattaattcccctatttttcttgcacttaaatgaacctgacataccaactattttttgaaaatcgtacatgtaatttctctaatgattttttttagacattttaatgatttttttttatgttgaattagtcgattggatattctaatgttttatggtaacccgttgggtcaatccgaacctacccgaaacccagagtgatccgacctgaaactgacctgatccgaaactgacccgacccgaaaatgacctgaccgaaattgatccgacccaaaacccgaccgaccgaccgttttcccaggtctaatcaACAGTGATAGACATTCGGTTGAATTGTTATCCTACGCATCTACCTACATAATAGAAGTACTCGCTTGCTTAGTTTTTATTTAACACTTTTTTTTGAGAGATGCCTCTAGtatatcattaaaaaaaaggaaaatttacccagaataatccaacttattcacgattttcctacaataatctcaactatcgattaaccatgaataatccgaacTTAGGAGGGTCTTTGCCTTGGGTACACCCGGGTGACCTGCTACCTATTGtagcaagtcattttgaatataaaaaaaagataaatattttaaaaaatgaaaaatttacccagaataatccaacctatttacgattttcatacaataatcccaactattgactaAATGCCAGAAAATTACCTATTGCACCGGTAAAAACAagagcaacaacagcacaggttaagtgagtcaatagttgggattattcatggttaatcgatagttggaattattgtaggaaaatcgtgaataggttggattattctgggtaaatattcctaaaaaaaattaacaaatgcgTGTTTtaatatactccctcttattcagcttatgtgtcccattttcttttatgttcaagtcatcttaattgtctcatttttttttttggtattggtttttgacttttatgcccttagtagctttatcctattttcaattataccctcagttacccatattaattttcctcccttacattaaaaactcataataccactctctttcctactcttaaggtcccacttttgactcctTAACattcgtgaaaagtcaaatgggactcttaaggtaaataggagggagtatgcaTTAACATTTTTAGAGTTGCATTTTAACATATTTAAGTTAGTATTTTAACATATTCAAATTGGTGTGTTGacttattaaagttggtatgtgAATCTATTTGGAGTTTTTGTTTTAACATGTTTAATTGTTAAtctattaaaattggtattttaacGTATTGAAgtcattattttaaagttagtATTTCAACCTGTTTGAAGtggtattttaacatattaagtTGTTAACATATTGAATCTGGTATTTTAACCtgtttaagttggtgttttatgctactttaagttgttattttgaCTTGTTTAGGGTGGTGATTTAACttattaaagttggtgttttaacctagTAAAGTTGGTGATTTAAGctgttgaagttggtattttataGTTGTTGATTTTACCAACTACAATTgattaaaacaccaactttaataagttaaaataccaactttaattggTGAACAACTTAACATAttaaaacaccaactccaaatacaaaatttaataGGTTAAATTACCAAGTCGAATTGGCTAAAATGCCAACTTCAATAGGTAAAAACACTAACTTCAAATAGATTAAACCAAGTATAATGCGtgcatttgttttttaattgtaaaatgTTAGTGGCCCGGGCCTGGAGAACTGTCTCTATAAGAGACGGTTTCTTAGGAGACTAGCTGTTTATACtccatattttattgatttaacattttttagtaatcatttttaaaaatcttattttaaaacttatttctctctcaattttaactaatttttatcATTCATGTGTGTAATTGTAAATTTCTTAAGTCacttaatattaaatttgtcATCATTTGTCATCCATATTGATGTTAAAATCTATTTCTAAAATCTGAGGTTAAACTGTAGAAACAAATCGTTAATACATTGTTCACTTGAGCAGGATCGTGTATTTCCATTCTTATGCCTCAAGAGGTTAAAGACACAAATTCTAATAAATTGGAtgaatttttgttcaatttcgTATACCAAAACTCTCACTTATCTCACTTAATAAGGTTTCATTCATCAAATCACATAACTTGCTAACCTATTGTGTAACACCCTATTAATTATATTACACCAtgatatgtatattttaattaatttaaatgacaacaaaactaaaaatatgccacattaaaaataattaaacgatatttatttatttagtatttatattttatatgaaaTAGACAATTATGTTATTAAAATAGTTAATTTGCAAAATACTTAATTAATAATGTGTTGGATTTTCCCCAACTAGATAAAAAACGATATTATTTATACAGTTAGTGTcctgagagacgtatctcaaaccagcctattaaagattaatgtttacttaccatattcttaatgtcaatttatattatccttaatgcttagtTACCGTATTATTAatacctactttcaatatcttgaatatctacttacatcattcttaatacttacttataatattttaaaaaatatataatagatcagcccaattagagatctcacaagaatttatgttATTTATATAGTAGGCCAAGTTAAACTAGGTCATGAAAGTAAAAATACCCAATTTATGTAAGGGCTTAAATGGGATGAAATGCAATATATACTACTTCTACCcatttttatttcattctttttccttcttatttcaCTCTAAAACCTTTCCTTGCTCATGTCTCACTTATCTCCTTCATTGTTGCCACATACTGCTGCCTTTTACCAGCACCAGTGTCATTACTTCTCCTTACTCTCACGCGGCAGTAACCACCAGGGATTGTTTTGAATTGCCTCAAACATCCATGAAACacaacttcttcttcctccatgtTTTTGTGAGCTACTCCTACTTTTCTTCATCCTTACTTCtagtttgttatttctttgatttgtgTAATAAATTTCATACTTCTTCTTAAATATGAGTAAAATGTATTGATTTTTGTTGAGGGTAATATTAGAAATGAATGACTTGATTTCTCTTCATTGATAATGCAATAAATACAAGAGAGATATTATAATCTATCCAGGGGCGAATCTATTCGTGGACACCCATTGGCACGTGCCCCAAAgggtttttcttaaaaaaaagaaatttcggcatacaaataaaactaaattgccgtaaatttttcttaaaattttgtcaATTTGCTGGTGCCCCATGGAACTTTAAATCTTGGATCCGCCCCTGAATCTATCACACCCTCACAGTTAAATCGAGAGGTTAACGAAAACTGAGACAAGATCAAAAATCATCGAAGAGAACTTTAGGAAGTCCCTTGGTGAAAACGTCGGCAATTTATATCGAGAAGGAACATGAAGAGCACGAATTTAACACATTTAATATTATGTTTTGTGtgttgatgatgaacaagattGCCGGACAGATGAACAACACtaacattatcacaataaacaagagTGGCTGGAGGAAAAGGACAATATAGCTCATGAAGCAAATTACATAGCCAACAAGTTTCAAAAACAACATTGGTGACACCCCGGTATTTAGACTTAGTACTGGATCTAGTGACAGTAGGTTGTTATTTAGAAGATCAAGAAATAAGATTATCACCCAATAAGACACAGTTTCCAAAAGTAGAACGGCGTGTGTCAGGACATCCACCCCAATCAGCACCTGTGTAAGACAAGAGAGAAGAGACAAAGGATTTGTAAAGGTGCAAACCATGATCAAGAGTACCTAGTACATACCAAAGAATAAAATGAATAACGGTCATATGTTCAACTCGGGGATATGTATGAAAAGACAAACCTGCTAAACATCATAGGAGATATATGGTTGtgtaaaagtaaaatattagaAGGCACCGACCAAGCAATGATACAAAGTTGGATTGTCATAAAAAGAACCAAAAGTAGTCTTTAGTTTCCCCATTGTAGCAACAAGAGTATGAGCAGACTTGCACTGTGACATACCCGCTTTCTCAAGAATCTCAGCATATTTGTTGGGATACCAAAAGATCCGTAGATGTAGGGGAAGCAATACCTAAAAAAAGCTAAGAGGACCTAAGTCTTTCATGGCAAATTCAGAGCTCAACTTTGACATAATAGATTGAATTAGAATATACAGTAAGAATTATGTCATCTACATAAAGAAGGAGGTATGCAATATCCAATCCatgacaataaataaaaagagagtTATCTAAAATGTTGTTACAAAAACCAATAATAGTGACAAAATTGGCAAACCGTTGATTCCAAGCACGAAAGACTTGTTTGAGGCCATGAAGAAATTTCTGGAGAAAACAAACATAATCTGGATAGTCGCTCACGGACACCCAAAGGTTGATGTATATAAACTATTTCATTTAGATAACcatgaagaaaataatttttaacatcTAACTGATGAATGGACCATGAATTAAGAAGATCAATACTTAAGATAAGCTGAATATATGCAGGTTTAACAACAAGGCTGAAAGTTTCATCACAATCAACACCTTCTCTCTGAGATTTACCATCGCCCACTAACCATGCTATGTATCTTTGAAATTACCCATCATAAttagttttaactttaaaaatccataaagagCAAATAACATTAGTATCAAGAGGTCGAGGCACAAGATCCCAtatgtgattttcaattaaagcatcatattcttcctttATAGCTTGTTTTCAATTTAGATCACGAAGAGCATTAATAGGATTTTATGGAATAGGAGAGTAGGAGACAAATAAGGCTTGAAAAGATTATTTTGGGTTGGGCTTAAAGATGTTATGCTGGCTACGAGTGGTGATGCCGGAATTATGTGATCATAGAAGAGGTGGTTGGTATGGGGTAGGGCTTCGGTGAAGAATGGGGCTGACTGGGCAACTAAGCccagaggaagaagaaaagttAATATATATCGTGGGGGAAATAGGGTCTAGGTCACGCGAAGCAGGCCTAGATTGGAGAGTGGGATTTTGCGGATGGGAGGTGGGGAATGTGATAGGTAATATAAGCCTAGTAGGAATGAAGAAAGGAATTTGAGGGGGGCTTTTGGGTTGGGGAGATGGGTTGCGTGTTGCTGGCCCATTATGTATGGAAGTGGCTATTGTATGTGGGAAGTTTCTATGAGTAGAGGAAAAGATAAAGAATCATCCAAAAATTTATAACGACGCGGGGAATAATGGGATGTTAGAAAGAAAGGAAAATTCGTCTCATCAAATATAAGATGACTATAGATCATAATTTTGTGAAAAGATAGGTCATAGAAATTATATCCTTAATGAGAGTATGAATATCCTAAAAAGACACATGGAGTTGAGCAGGGTTGAAATTTGTGAATTTTGGTGGAAGGGATTTAAAGAAAGTGTAAACAACCCAAAACCCGAAGATGATTGTAAGAAGGAGCTTTGCCATAGAGTATGTCTGTAGGAGTTGAATTACCAAGAATTTCAGAATGTAGTATATTAAGAAAATGTATAACAGTACTTAAGGCGTGAAGCCAAAAGGAAGTGGGGGAGATAAGGATGGCACAATAAAGTACGAATATTGAACAAATTTTCTttcggatttttcattttaagaaaaAGTGTACAGGAAAGAAAAGTGGATTGTAATGCCATGATTtacaaaaaattattgaaatgggctattgtcaaattcacctctatgatcattgaaaaaaTCTGATGTCAAGATCAAATTGGGTATGAATTAATAAATCTTCTAAAGTTGACAAATATatcataaacttgagatttgagaaataatgaaaatgcccacaaaaatttgtatagttatcaagaaaaaaacaaaatatttgtaACCGGAAGGACTTGAAATGTGAGAAGTCCATAAATCAATATACTATTTCAAAAGTTCGAGAACTAAAGGACATAAAAGTATCAAAGATAATTTAACATGTTTGCCTAGAGGAAAAGAAAGGCAAACAAATGATGGATTTTTTACATTTGATGAAAAACATAAGGAATCCAAAATAGCGTTTCCCGAATGTCCTAAGCGTTAATGCCCAATGCTAGATACACAGCAGAAAAGGTTGATGGATTGGATAATGATGAGGTTGAAACTCCACGTGTCGATTTTAAGGGACAAAGATCATTAGTGCTATTAGACCTCAAAGTATGTTCCCCGTGCCCAAAACCTTCACAGAAAATCCAAAAGGATCAAACTCAACAGAGACCATATTATCATGAGTAAATTTATGAACAGAAATGATATTTTCAAGTAGCTTAGGAGCATGTTGTACATTTTTTAGAAGAAGAGGATGGGTAGGGGAAGGGATGATAAGTGTCAGTGACTTGAACCGAATCATATGGCCATaaccaacaacaataacattattTTTAAGATGCTTTAACGGAAAATATTTAAGTAAAGTACCTAGAGAGTGAGTCATATGAGATGATGTAGCACTAGTATCCATATAGTATTGCTCATTTGGAGAAGTCAACGAAAGAGTATGTTGGCTTGATCTATATCCGTTAAAGCATAACCCAATAATAAAGAGCTTGTGTTAGAAAGGGACAAGGAGCTTGATTCCAAGTTTGAGGAGCCCAGTAAGCCTAAGATGAGTTTTGCAATGGATAAAGAGAATGAGTTGGGCATGCACTAAAGTATTATGGCGGTTGGAACGTGACCAGTAGTTGATTGTTGATGGCTTGAAGATGGCGGGTAGTTGCTGCGATTTTGGCGGCCATCACGACGGTTGGTAGTGACGACCATCCAGATTATTAGCGGCGGCACGAGAGTAAGAATTTTCCTGAGGAGGTGGAAAAAAGGCTCTTTGATCGGTAACGAGAGCCGAATCTTGAGATAAAAGAGGGTCTTTATTATTCGTGTGTTCTTCTAAATCTAGCATGTAATGGAAAAAGTCAAAAGAAGGAAGAGGGGTCATGTGTTGCATAGAAGATTGAAAGGTTCAGTAGTCAAAGGTTAAGCCATAAAAAACTTAAAGGGCTAAACGATTATCGGTGATGGTAGTACTAAGATTATTAAGGCTAGTAGCGAGGTTTTTGAGTTCAGTGCAATATCACATTGGGAAAGAGAGAGATTATTGAATTTAGCCTCAAGACGGAGAATTAGTGAAGTTTTattgttatgtttattattttctATGCGATTCCAAGCATCAACAACATATAAGAGAGATATTGTAAATAAGGAAACAagatactccctctt
This genomic window contains:
- the LOC130809873 gene encoding uncharacterized protein LOC130809873 translates to MEEQHSTKFRKTHFANQQCNAEFQAISRNKGKSCSSFLLKFFLVALFLSLLPLFPSDPPEFISHTIFAKSWELIHLLIIGILLSYGLFSRPKTHQTPLKTHLSQPYASNLLHHSSIFDYEEDNPPGVSCKNAIPTKSFNLSSYRTGDLRGEGENCKNFDEKPLGLPVRSLRSRVVESDGEEEEKECTTECESGSESDMSGENFTNTSMPNNEKVEENAWKSDFFRAETGKFEAKQAKFESFRSPTQEGSSCQKFTGFCSWLPESPNMVEREILWRENNFYMPFTNFTQANDFNLLNPQTSSTDYFMPSAAVPASVPFSTSDFASGFRKYNHVKGHWGDTDSGFCMPSTSVPSPMSVPGPATDFGFRSRRYNYEAENWCKSPNLQDGIFGRGNPNLFMPLDAFPPSMPASAIGFDSSHLKKKDGMRSESNKDTPHLDDLLSGKKLISFPVNGNSSIEASRNADFNQNLFMNNIEGFPSVPSPVNDFAGASVNQDVFMNTIQALPSVPSPVNEVTASVKASRSSSSNQDFFVNTTQVLPSVPSRVAGFSASSSARCNQDIFTNTTEVLPSVPSPINETTASVKASKSASFNQDFSMNTIDVLPSVSSPAKTASVKASRSARLNQGFHTNATEVLSSVPSPSVESAASGKPSRNARLKQGAFVKKEEEKSEQDNMGSLGEGSSSYAPYCVKPIAIPAAKADVSWKKNEKKSAPERWDDDCFVIQSSEINSTSNSVQANPSSLELSYSSETLSSARSSSRISFHEQKPLQELLEENVQWSAPTNNSVIEDLNGENDSYKPSPPSPPPQVQTRSHVVDSSIKALDIQTLVSNDDQRSPPTSEGRKALSKASHSRRFSCGSFFDRDLRKSFKDEAKEANRKTKGDDQFARGSKCGCLMLDVKPTLNKTDSKGKSVRTIRPKEISHDRQKNDHNEQKLEEYNEGERKGEKQEVVVIQIGIKEKRSNSNGRRGEKLQKSGETSIVVGLSSNKNSNGTAVVPVVNDVTEEENDSEIDKKADEFIAKFKEQIRLQKVGAKGDSRRHNQKSLYHT